From Methyloterricola oryzae, one genomic window encodes:
- a CDS encoding cupin domain-containing protein, producing MSKIVVEHNPDSARLRDLGVSRWPTWSKEASVFPWTYDEPEVAYVLEGEVVVTADNGEAVSFGKGDLVTFPGGLSCTWDIRKPLRKHYQIG from the coding sequence ATGAGCAAGATCGTCGTCGAACACAACCCGGACAGCGCGCGCCTGCGCGATCTCGGGGTTTCCCGTTGGCCCACTTGGTCCAAGGAGGCCTCGGTGTTCCCATGGACCTATGACGAGCCTGAAGTGGCTTACGTGCTGGAAGGGGAAGTCGTGGTGACGGCGGACAACGGTGAAGCGGTGAGCTTCGGCAAGGGCGATTTGGTGACTTTTCCCGGCGGCCTTTCCTGTACCTGGGACATCCGCAAACCCTTGCGCAAGCATTACCAGATCGGCTGA
- a CDS encoding ANTAR domain-containing response regulator: MSNAMPSILVVDDDKLVVATLARGLRSEGYEVLEASSGSAALRLAAVNSFDLAILDIRMPEMSGTELAQRLMSEHGLPALFLSAYSDREMVESAIARGGLGYLVKPVDVPNLIPALQTALARGRDINALLEAKSQLEQALSAGRETSTAMGILMERFRMSRTGAFEELRRCARSQGRKIDKVAQELVEAAETLNALGQAGPG, translated from the coding sequence ATGAGCAACGCAATGCCGTCCATTCTGGTGGTGGACGACGACAAGCTGGTCGTGGCAACCCTAGCCAGGGGGCTGCGCAGCGAGGGGTATGAGGTCCTCGAGGCGTCTTCGGGGAGCGCGGCCCTCCGTCTGGCGGCGGTAAACAGCTTCGATCTCGCCATCCTGGACATTCGGATGCCGGAAATGAGCGGGACCGAACTCGCCCAACGGCTCATGTCCGAACACGGCCTGCCCGCGCTGTTTCTGAGCGCGTATAGCGACCGGGAAATGGTCGAATCCGCCATAGCCCGCGGTGGCCTGGGGTATCTGGTCAAGCCGGTGGATGTTCCCAACCTGATTCCTGCCCTGCAGACGGCCCTGGCGCGCGGGCGCGATATCAACGCCCTGCTGGAAGCCAAGAGCCAGTTGGAGCAGGCTCTGAGCGCCGGACGCGAAACCAGCACCGCCATGGGCATCCTCATGGAGCGATTCCGCATGAGCCGGACCGGAGCGTTCGAGGAATTGCGGCGCTGCGCCCGCTCCCAGGGACGCAAGATCGACAAGGTGGCGCAGGAATTGGTGGAAGCCGCCGAAACCCTCAACGCCCTCGGCCAGGCGGGTCCGGGCTAG